A window of the Eleutherodactylus coqui strain aEleCoq1 chromosome 8, aEleCoq1.hap1, whole genome shotgun sequence genome harbors these coding sequences:
- the LOC136577024 gene encoding myeloid-associated differentiation marker-like: MNFRNMISPLLIIRFFEIFLSCTAFSLVANSTMFHSQYGAWSMFTWIFAFVVTILIVVLELTGVYSSIPISWEDFTSAFSMLASLMLFTTSIMYPSVYLPDCKQCARPGAATAMSILCFFAYAIEVGLTRAKPGEISGFLSTVPGLLKVFEAYVACIIFSLLPGAYPYAGLQWSVAVYSICFIITALIIILTIGRLLAMLPVNIEKVLIGFNILAVAMYITVVVIWPFYFFKLIPDRNSCVHGYQCPWDNGVGVTVLTCINFLVYAVDLAYSFKMVFFTVQA, encoded by the coding sequence ATGAATTTCCGCAATATGATATCCCCTCTGCTCATCATACGCTTCTTCGAGATCTTCCTCTCCTGTACGGCCTTCAGTTTGGTAGCCAATTCAACCATGTTCCATAGTCAATATGGTGCCTGGAGTATGTTCACATGGATCTTCGCCTTCGTCGTGACCATCTTAATCGTTGTTCTGGAGTTGACTGGAGTCTACAGCTCCATCCCTATATCTTGGGAAGACTTCACCTCAGCTTTTTCCATGTTGGCCTCGTTGATGCTCTTCACCACCTCCATCATGTATCCTTCCGTCTACCTACCTGATTGCAAGCAATGCGCACGTCCTGGAGCTGCCACTGCCATGTCTATCCTGTGCTTCTTTGCTTATGCCATTGAGGTGGGCCTCACTCGAGCAAAACCTGGGGAGATAAGTGGGTTCCTGTCCACTGTGCCAGGACTCTTGAAGGTCTTTGAGGCCTACGTGGCCTGCATCATCTTCTCCCTTCTTCCAGGGGCCTACCCATATGCTGGACTCCAGTGGTCTGTGGCGGTGTACTCCATCTGCTTCATCATTACTGCACTTATCATCATACTAACCATTGGCCGTCTCTTGGCAATGTTGCCTGTGAATATTGAGAAAGTCCTTATTGGTTTCAACATTTTGGCAGTGGCGATGTACATCACTGTGGTGGTTATATGGCCGTTTTATTTTTTCAAGTTGATTCCAGATCGGAACTCGTGCGTTCATGGTTACCAATGTCCCTGGGACAATGGAGTTGGTGTAACAGTTCTAACTTGCATTAACTTTTTGGTGTACGCCGTGGACTTGGCATATTCCTTCAAAATGGTCTTCTTCACAGTCCAAGCATAG